GAAGGTTCGGCGTCCCGTGGGAACGGACGATGCCAACCAGACATAAGGTCAGCAACAGTAGGCTTGATTGAGTTTTCATAAAGGAATTGAGTCGATTCAATAGCTCGAGTGCAGTCGGACAGGTTTGTTTTTTACAGACTCCCATAGGGGCGGCTTCATTCATTCTTGCTTGCATTCCCTGTGGTCTCTGAATCGGAATCCAGCACTGCACTCCAGTCGCGGTTGCCCAATGTCATCACGGTTACCCCGCCCCAAAGGCAGAGCGCTGTCACGATCAGCACTGCATACCCCGTCGCATCGTGCACCAGTCCGTTAATCGAATCACCACCGTTGCGGTAGGCATAAATCGTCAGAAAGAGACTTCGCGCCAGATTGCTCAACACAGCAAGGATCACAGCCAGCACCACCAGCACCAGTTTGGGCAGTAAGGTCTTGAAACTCACCGCAGCCAAAAAAACGCCCGTCACCACACAACCCGTCAGCGAGCGAATGCCCGAGCAGGCATCGGCAACACCCACCCGACCCTCTGGCAGCACAAAGGTATTGCCCTCCTTCAGCAAGGGATAGCCAAAGACTTCAAAAACGGCAAAGACCACCGCCACCACTTTGTCCAGCAGGAAGAGCTTGAGTTCCTGCTTCACAAATCCCGGCATCGGCGCAGCCACCAACCAGACCAGTGCTGGAAACATCAACAACTTCACCAGCTCCAGCCGACGGGACATCGGGATGCTTCGCCCCTCCACGTCCTGATCCACAAATACGTAGGGCAGGCTCAGTGCAATCGCGGCAAAACTGAGCGCAAACAGCACCGTTGACGGCACCGACAACCCCCCTTCCGCCAGCCGAATCACACCTGCCAGCAGAAACATCAGCATGCCACCGCATGCGATCAATCCCATTGCCATGCCCACTGCGTGTTGCAACCAGTGCTTGCGATCCATGCGTCCCAAATCCACTCCCGGTGCTCCGCCCTCTATCAGTATCTGCTTCAGCGCAGGCCAGCGATCCATCAGTACAAACGCCACAAAGAATGGAACCAAGAAGCCAAAGTGG
This DNA window, taken from Puniceicoccaceae bacterium, encodes the following:
- a CDS encoding exosortase/archaeosortase family protein; translated protein: MKIPVHNPALWSRLPRITQFALLMLLAYLAVVIWDQWGWWTRDEEYHFGFLVPFFVAFVLMDRWPALKQILIEGGAPGVDLGRMDRKHWLQHAVGMAMGLIACGGMLMFLLAGVIRLAEGGLSVPSTVLFALSFAAIALSLPYVFVDQDVEGRSIPMSRRLELVKLLMFPALVWLVAAPMPGFVKQELKLFLLDKVVAVVFAVFEVFGYPLLKEGNTFVLPEGRVGVADACSGIRSLTGCVVTGVFLAAVSFKTLLPKLVLVVLAVILAVLSNLARSLFLTIYAYRNGGDSINGLVHDATGYAVLIVTALCLWGGVTVMTLGNRDWSAVLDSDSETTGNASKNE